The genomic region TCACCATCATTTTCCCCGGTTTTAGCCCACAATGCGCGAGCCCCCGGTGGCCACTGAAAATCCATACCGACTCCTCTGTCGAGTGCTTACAGAAACGACTATACATAACTCTGAAGATTCCATCAACTGAATAATGTACAAGTGACAATGCTTGAGTGGGTAATGTGGATTATGTGCGTTCAGAACCTGCGATATAGGTAGGGTCTTCGCGCTAATCAGTACGCTTTAACTATATGTATATAGTAGCGTAAGGGTTAAAAGTATCCGGGTAAAGAAATCCGGCGCTCAAGAGTACAAATCTTTGGCGCCGGAACTATTTAAACCCCACATGCGTGGGGAGCAGTATGAATATAAACAGTGCGTTTACATTATTCACGGCTCATCCCCAAGGAATGCCTGGTGCATTCAGTTTTGAGGAACTTGTTTCCCAGTTTAGTGTGTTTGCGGCGCGTTCACTGCAGTAGCGTTGGGTGAGCTTACTGCACTTAGTTTTCTGCGCCGCAAACACTTTTCGATTACTAGACCCTTATCGAGTTCTTTATTCTCATTCGATTGCTGCAAGAGCCTCAACCGGGTGGGCTTTCGCTGCTTTGCGCCCCGGAAGCCAAGAGGCCACAAGCGCTGCAAGCAACGCTATAAGCGCGGTGATCGCTAGGTAATGCCACGGTATCGACAAGATACTATCCGTGTTGTCGCCCATAGGTATGGAAAGCACTCCCAGCCAGCCAAAACCAATTCCCGCTGCAATCCCAATCGCAACTGAAACGGCGCTAATCAAAATCGCTTCCACAGATAGCATCCGTTTCACATCCCGACGCGTCATCCCCAGTGCGCGCAACAAACCGTTCTCGCGCTTACGTTCCAAAACCGATAGCGCTAACGTGTTCGCCACCCCAACCAGAGCAACAATCACCGACACTCCAAGCATGCCCAGGGCACCCAGCATCATGCCGTTAATGATCTGCGAATACACTGCGCGCTCAGGTGCTCCGCCACCAACCGACAAGTCTGGGCCCGATTTCTTAATAGTAGAAACCGCATCCGTGGTCTCTGAAGGTGACAATCCATCGTCCAAACCAATGTAAATAACCGCGTTATCACTCGCTGTCCCATCAGCTTTCAGCTTGCCTTGCTCTTGCCCCTCGGCAGGTGTAGCCGCATTTGAACCACTCGATGTGCTTATCGTAAACAGCTTGTCGAAATCCGCTTTGCTCAACGTGTAAGTCGGTAAAGGCATCAGCACCGGCTTTAACGTAAGTGCTTCCGCAGAGGTCTTCACGTCAATCTGAGCTTCCTCCGGATCCCATCGATCCTTAGGTACCCCAATCTCACCCGGTTTCAACGTGGGGATCTTTGAGTGCGCAATACCAGACAAATCCTGCTGCAAAGCCACCTTGTCTAAGAACAAATCCGCGTCCTCAGCACCGGCGGTACCTGCATCACCACCGGGGGTACCTGCGCTGTCCGCGGGCGTACCCGAATCCTCACCGGGGGTACCTTGCCCGGAAATGCGGATAACCTGCGCGTCCCCACTGGCCGTAGTCACCATTTTGTGAACACCCTTAACGCGGCCAATGGCCTCAAGCTCACCAGCACTCAACGACCGCGGCGCCACCACATTAACGTCCAGCGGACGTGCCTGATTCACAGCATTATTGAGAGTCTTCTCCATAGACTGTGCCCCAACTAGCAGCGTCGTCACTAACGTAATGCCCAGCACCAAAGCGGTACCAGTTGCGCCGGTGCGCCCCGGGTTGCGTCCAGTGTTACCAGCGGCAATCGATGAGGTCACACTGAACCTCAACACTTTCCCCAAAGCCGTAGTGATATGCGGCAAGACGACAGCCACCAAAACTAAAAGGCCAACAAACAACACTAGAGAGCCCAAGAGCATCAGAACAAAGTGCGTGGACGCGGACGTTTCGCGGTACCCCACAAACACCGCTGCGCCCCCAGCAACTGCAAGTAAAACACCCAAAACAGTGGAAACTATGCGGCGCTTACCAGAACGTGTATCCGTAGCCGCATGCTGCAAAGCAACAATCGGCTTCACCCTGCTTGCTCGCAGCGCTGGTCGGAAACCAGCGATCATGCTCATTGCCACACCAGTCGCGATGGTCCCCAGGAACATTGGGGGCGTAATCACCTCAAGACCGTCTAAGAAAGAAGGAACCAACTGTGCGAACGAGTTAGCGCCCGCACCCAACACGGCGCCCAGAGCAACCCCAACAACTGCTGAAACCAAACCCACCAGAAGAGTTTCACCCAAAACCAAGCGCCGCACCTGGCCTGCATCCGCGCCAACCGCGCGCAGCAATCCGAGTTCACGCTCCCGCCGAGCCAACAGCACCTTGTACGTCGTAGAAATGACGATCATCGCTGTCAAAGCTGCGATCGCCGGAAAGATTAGGGAGACGACCAGTAAAATCGAACCGTTCCCCGTGCTCCCACGAATAGTGTCAGAAACGAACTCATCCAAGGTAGAGGCTGTGAGCCAATCGTGCCCCTTGATCGCATCATTCACCGCGGCTTTCGCGCCGCTACCCGCCACCAGTAGCCGCGAAGCGTGATCATCCTTCGTGAGCTTCTCCCCCAACTTCTGAGGTACCAGCAGCGCTCCGGCAGTCACCGTCTTGTCGCTACCGATAATCCCACTGACCTTCATCGTGGCTGGCTTCTGAGATGCCGGATCGTCAGTGAAAGTCATCGCGTCCATCATGACCTCGTCACCAACACTTACTTCCAGTGTTTTCGCCGCCCCAGCTGGCAACGCCACCTCATTATCTTTATGAGGGAGCCCACCGGAACTGAAGTCGAACTGACTCAACTTCCCAACCGGTGCGATCAGCTGACCACCAGAACGAACACTGTCTTGCCCAGGTTTGTAAACCTCCGCATAAGAAAGCGTGTCCAAACGAGTGTCAAACCCTTTTGCATTCAGATCCTGCTGAACCTCACGCAACTGTTTAGAGGACGCGTCCAAATCGGATTCATTCCGGTCGAACCCATCTGTGGGGGCAACAACCATGTCTGCGCCCCTGATAGTGCTGGCGAAAGTGGTGGTCAACGCGGAACTGAAACCACCAGAAATCGCTAAACAAGTGATGATGAACGCGGTGGATAAAGCTATCGCGATCGCGGTTGCAGTGTACTGCCCAGCGTGGGTTCTCAAGTTTGAAACTAGTAGCTTACGCATTTAAGCCACCTGCTCAATCTGTTCCACAGTTGGCTTCGGTAGATCCTGTGTAACTAGGCCATCTTTCACGATCAACACGCGGTCGCCCAACGCAGCCGCATGTCGATCGTGCGTAACCATCACCACGGTTTGCCCCAACACATCCACGGCCTGGCGCAGCAGCGAAAGGACCTCATGGGAAGATTTCGAATCCAGGTTTCCAGTAGGTTCGTCAGCCACCAGCATCTTCGGCCGCGCCACTAACGCCCGCGCCACCGCTACCCGCTGCTGCTGGCCACCGGAAAGTTCAAATGGTTTATGCGTTAACCGGTCCCCCAGCCCTAGCGCTAACACCACTTCTTTGAACCAGCGCATATCTACCTCGCGCCCCGCCAACTTCATTGGCAGTGTAATGTTGTCACGCGCATTCAGCGTTGGAATCAAGTTGAAAGCTTGGAAAACGAAACCGATGTTGTCGCGCCGAAAATGCGTGAGGTCCTTGTCTTTCAGATTCGTGATCTGCTTACCCCCAACCTCAACGGTGCCAGCCGACGGTGAATCCAGACCCGCTAACACGTGCAACAACGTGGACTTACCTGAACCAGAAGGGCCCATAATCACCGTGAACTGCCCCTCATGAATCTGTAAATCCACGCCGTTCAGTGCGTTCACTTGCGCGCGTCCACTACCGTATATCTTCTTAACTCCCCGCAATGTGGCCACAATGTTTGCCGCCATGGTAAGAACCTTCCCGATCCGATCAACAGTTATTTCAACGATTCGAAAACGCGTTATGACCTGGTTTCGAAGCTACTTTCAGCCTACAAAACCGCAGGAAATAGCGATATTAGGTATTGCCCTAGTTGTTCCCTGAGGGGGTGGAGAACCAAAAATCAGGGTTAACTCAGGGTAGTGCCGGGTACCCTCGGGGCGTGTTGTATGACACGGTGGTAATCAAAGTCAATGAAAGGTAATGCTATGAAAAAGAAACTGATGCGGTCCGGAACGGACCGTTACCTCGGTGGTGTGTGCGGTGGAATCGCGGAGTACACCGGGATTGATTCGAGTATTATCCGTATCGTTGCGATCATCGTGGCGTTACTACCTGGTCCGGCGTTTATAGTGTACCTAGCTCTGTGGGTGATAATGCCATTGCGGTCCGCCCCAACGCGGTAGCCCCGCGCTTCAACCTGGTAGAACACAGTACAAGGGTAATGCCTCGAGGCGCGGCATAGAACGGAAAAGTTTTCAGAACAACTCGCGCTCACCATGTAAGAGAACAACTCCTAACCACGCAAGTGCATACTCAAGGAGGGGAGCGGCATCACTAGCCGTTCCCCTCCTAGTTTGAGCCCAATAAACGTATGCGCCCAATAAACGTTGCTGACCTGGTTGATCTTAAGTGTTACCAGGCGTTACGCATACTTGTCTATGCTCTACCCGCGGTTACGGGGTTACCAGACCGGTGTAGTCCGTGCGTGCTTTCTCGAAGCGCTTCGCGATGAACTCCCAGTCGATGATGTTCCAGAATGCTTTCACGTAGTCCGCCTTCACGTTCTGGTAGTCCAGGTAGAACGCGTGCTCCCACATGTCCAGCATCAGTAGCGGAACGATCCCAACGGGAACGTTAGCCTGCTGGTCGTACAGCTGGAACGTCGATAGGCGCTGGCCGATCGTGTCGTACCCAAGAATAGCCCAGCCGGAACCCTGAATGCCGGTAGCAACTGCGGTGAACTGGTCTTTGAAGGTTTCGAAAGACTTGAAGTACTCATCGATCGCGGCGCCAAGTTCACCTTCGGGCTTGTCCTGGCCGTTAGGCGAGAGGATCTTCCAGAACAGTGAGTGGTTAGCGTGCCCACCCAGGTTGAATGCGAGGTTCTTTTCCCACAAGTTGATAGCGGCGAAGTCACCCTTCTCTTGGGCTTCTTCTAGTTTCTCAAGTGCCGTGTTCGCGCCACTTACGTACGTGTTGTGGTGCTTGTCGTGGTGGAGCTCCATGATTTTGCCAGAGATGTGTGGCTCTAGTGCACCGTAGTCATAGGTCAGGTCAGGAAGTGTGTATACCGCCATTGTCACTCCTAAATAACATTATTGGCTAGCGGTCCAATCTGAACCGCACGTACTTACCACGTTAGCGACCGAAAACGAATTTGTCTCGATAAAGAGATAAATTTCAAGTTTTCGCAAAGCGTGCGTCACGTAAAAACTGGTCTTGTAAACGGTGGTCAAATGAGTGTTGTTCACTTGATACAAGTGCGCGTTATAGCCGTATTATCCGTAGCATTGGAAGTATGAGTGTCACCAGATTGCGTATCATTCCACGTCTGCTTAGTGCTTTACGGGCGGACTTGAAGCAGTTGGATTATTCGCATGAGGGGGTGCGTTCTCTGCTGGGCCCGGATGCGCACGACGCGTTGCTGCGTGAACAGCGTGCTCCCGCACTGATGCGGGCCCGCGAGAGTTCTGCCCCACTTGCGTTTGCTATTCGCGTGTTGCTGCTAGGCGCCGATGTGGCGGCTGTGGACGTGGATCGTGCGTTCACCCGCACGGGCACTGAGGGGCTGTGTCGGCTCGGGTTGGTTAACGACCCAGTGCACGATCGGGTACGGGCCCGCGTGCAGATTCAACCCACGGCTGCGCCAGGCCGGAACCACTGGTGGGTGGTGTGTGATATGAACCAGGCGCTCACGGGACATAGGCCTGCGCGTGACCACGTGCTTGGAGTAGGTGGTGCGACCCGCACCTCACTGCGAGCCACCCCCTCAAAACCTGTGGAGACAGTACTGGATATGGGAACCGGCAGTGGGGTACTAGCGTTGCAGGCCACGACGCATGCTAAACGAGTAGTAGCAACTGACTTGTCGGCCCGTGCGTGCGAGTTCGCGGCGTTCAACGCGGAGCTCAACGACGCTCCAGTGGACGTGCGGCGCGGATCCTTATTTGAACCCGTTTGTGATGAACGGTTCGATTTGATTGTGTCGAACCCGCCGTTTGTAATTACGCCTCAAGAACTGCGGGCAGGCGGACTAGTGGAATATAGGGATGGTGGCCGAACAGGAGATGCGTTAACAGGTGAGGTTTTGCGCCAGGCCACCAAGTTTTTGAACCCCGGGGGAAAGGCAATCATTCTGGGAAACTGGGAGATTCAGCGTGACCGGGATTGGGCGGAGCATCCGCGGAAGTGGCTTGATAACACGGGTGTGCACGCGATGGTGATTGAGCGGGAACAGCTTTCGCCAGTGGAGTACGCGCACATGTGGTTGCGCGACAATGGTCAGGACTTGGGGCCGCGGTCGCAATACGAGTCGGATTACCGCACGTGGCTACGGGACTTTGATCAGCGCGACGTGCAGGCTATCGGCATGGGAATCGTGCTACTCGTAAAACCCAATGAGGCCAATGTGGAGCCGCTGCAAGAGCCCGTCCAGGATGTGACTGAGTCGGGTTCGCTTGACGGGGCGCATATGTGGGGTTCCGACGGGAGCGTGCACCAGCGGTTTGAAAACGTGCACCAGCGGTTTGAACAAGTGCGCGCCCCGGGCCATGCAACTGGAACCTACTTGCAGGTAATTATGGACGAGCTAGAGTCGGGTGGGTTCGAGGTCGGAGAAACGGACCGGTTTGTACGCGCCAGTGACGTGCGTGAAGAACGACATTACCTGCCGGGGGAAGAGAACCCGCAGGTGATTGTTGCAACCCAAGGGGATGGGTTTGGTCAACGAATCGGCATGCATGCATATACAGCGGGCTTCTTAGGGGCATGCGACGGGGAGCTATCGGCAGGGCAGATCTGCACCGCGATCAGCGTATTAATGGACGTGGATGCGGCACAGGTGTGGAGCGTAGTGAAACCACAAGCGCAGCAGCTATTGACAGCAGGTATGATAACGCGACAGGGGTAACGATTCGCACACCGTAGTGGGATCGTGATATACGGTAGGGGCGAATGCGTTGTAGAGTGGCAGTCGGCAACACGCCGCGTTTAGTGACGCGCGGCAGGTCGATCGACTGGCAGGTATTAGGCGCTTAGCGGTAAAGTGCGTCCACTCAATGAGGGTGGTGGCACCGACAGTAGTATAAGAAAGAGTGGGAACGTGGCAGGTAAAAAACTCGTGATCGTGGAGTCCCCAGCGAAAGCGCGGACGATCGCCGGGTACCTGGGGCCGGAGTTTACCGTTAAGGCATCCGTGGGGCACGTGCGAGACCTGCCTACCCCCTCAGAACTACCGCCTTCGAAGAAGAAGGGGCCGCTTGGGAAGTTCGCGGTTGATATTGAGAAAGACTTCAAACCCTACTACGTGATCAACGCGGACAAGAAAAAAACGGTCACTGACCTGCGTAAAGCGCTGAAAGATGCAGACGAACTTTACCTAGCTACTGATGAGGACCGTGAGGGCGAAGCGATTGCCTGGCACCTGCTTGAAGTTTTGAAACCCAAAGTGCCAGTTAAACGCATGGTGTTCCACGAGATCACTAAGGAAGCGATTCAAAACGCGTTAGACAACACGCGGGAAATCAACTTGAACCTGGTGGACGCCCAAGAGACCCGGCGGATCCTGGACCGCCTAGTGGGGTATGAGGTGTCACCACTGCTGTGGCGCAAAATCTCGGCAGGACTTTCGGCAGGGCGCGTGCAGTCTGTAGCGACCCGCATGATTGTAGACCGGGAACGCGAACGTATGGGCCACGTTAGCGCCCAGTACTGGGATGTGGCGACACAGCTGTGGTCTACCACGGCGTTCGAAGCCGCAGTAAGCCACGTTAACGGAAAACGTATCGCCGTTGGCCGCGATTTTGACGACGCGGGGGAGCTCAAGAAACCTGCGGAGGTAGTGGCTTTGGATGCCGACTCCGCCCACGCCCTCGAAGAGGGAATCAAGAAACTAGGGGACGCGGATGCACGCGTGGAGTCGGTGGAGCAAAAACCGTATCGCCGCCGCCCGGCAGCGCCGTTCACCACGTCTACCCTCCAGCAAGAAGCGGGGCGGAAACTGCGGTGGAACGCCCGCAACGCAATGCGGATAGCGCAGTCCCTGTACGAAAACGGTTATATAACGTATATGCGTACGGACTCAACTGCGCTGTCCACACAGGCACTGCGGGCCGCGCGGGCGCAGGCGAAAGAAATGTTCGGGGAACGCAACGTTTCGAAATCCGCGCGGATTTATGCGAAGAAGGCCAAGGGCGCGCAGGAAGCGCACGAGGCCATCCGTCCGGCAGGAGATTCGTTCCGCAGCCCCGACCAGGTGGCAACTGAGCTGAATAAAGACCAGTTAGCGCTCTACACCCTGATTTGGAAACGCACGTTGGCGTCGCAGATGACAGACGCGGAGGGCACCACTGATACGTTGCGTATCGGCATGGACGTGCAGACTGCTTCGGTTGGGGAACTGCAAGCGGGGACTCATCACGTGGTCGCCTCGGTGTCCGGCACGGTAATCGAGCATCGCGGGTTCCTCGCGGCATATGAGGAAGGGCGTGATGCGCAGCGTTACGGTTCGCGCAATGATAATGAGCAGCGGCTGCCGAAACTCGTTGAAGGTGAGGTTGTGGACGTGCGAGGTGCAACCGCAACCGGGCATCAAACCACACCGCCGCCACGGTACACGGAAGCATCGCTAGTGAAAACTATGGAGGAACGGGGGATCGGCCGGCCGTCAACGTATGCGGCAACGATCTCTACGATTGTGGACCGCGGGTACGTGTCGAAACGCGGGCAAGCACTGGTACCCACGTTCCTAGCTTTCTCCGTCACCCGCCTGCTAGAAGAGAACTTGGCGAACCTGGTGGACTACGATTTCACTGCCCGCATGGAACAAGACCTAGACCATATTGCGATGGGAGACCAAGATCGGGTGGCGTGGTTGCGTTCGTTCTACAACGGGTTGGGAGATGACGCTCCGAAAGTTTCGACGGACGGGAAAGGGCTTGCCCACCAGGTGGAATCGCTGGGTGATATTGACGCTCGGGCCGTTAACTCCATCGAAATTGGTGACGGCATGACCTTGCGGGTGGGGCGTTACGGACCGTATTTGGAGCGCGTGCAGGACGACAAGAAAGCGAACGTCCCCGTGTCTACCGCGCCCGACGAGATGACTGTGGAACTAGCGCACGAACTGTTCCGCAAAGCAGAGTTAGATGGTCGCGTACTTGGCCAAGACCCGCAGACGGGCCGTGACATTGTGGTTAAAGATGGTCGCTACGGCCCCTACGTAATGGAAGTTATTCCGGAGGAACCGGCAGAGGCCGACGCGAAGGAAACCGCGAGCGCCGGAAACGAAGAAGAGGAAAAAGACACTAAGACAGCCGCTAAAGCCGACAAAACCGGTAAGAAAACTGCGTCTAAGAAGAAGGCAGGCGCAAAGAAAGCTAAGAAAGTAAAGCCGCGCACCGCCTCGTTATTTAAGTCCATGGACTTAGAGACCGTGACGATTGGTGACGCGTTAAAACTACTGTCCCTACCGCGCGAAGTGGGAACAGACCCGAAAACGGAAGAGGTTGTGACCGCGCAAAATGGCCCGTACGGCCCGTATCTGAAACGCGGTAAAGAATCACGTTCTTTAGAATCTGAGGAACAGATTTTCGCAATCACACTGGAGCAGGCATTGGAAGTGCTGGCGCAACCAAAACGGCGTGGACGCGGAGCTGCGAAACCACCTTTGCGGGAGTTCGGTGAAGACCCCACTAGTGGGAAGAAAGTTGTGATTAAGGAC from Gleimia hominis harbors:
- the topA gene encoding type I DNA topoisomerase, whose product is MAGKKLVIVESPAKARTIAGYLGPEFTVKASVGHVRDLPTPSELPPSKKKGPLGKFAVDIEKDFKPYYVINADKKKTVTDLRKALKDADELYLATDEDREGEAIAWHLLEVLKPKVPVKRMVFHEITKEAIQNALDNTREINLNLVDAQETRRILDRLVGYEVSPLLWRKISAGLSAGRVQSVATRMIVDRERERMGHVSAQYWDVATQLWSTTAFEAAVSHVNGKRIAVGRDFDDAGELKKPAEVVALDADSAHALEEGIKKLGDADARVESVEQKPYRRRPAAPFTTSTLQQEAGRKLRWNARNAMRIAQSLYENGYITYMRTDSTALSTQALRAARAQAKEMFGERNVSKSARIYAKKAKGAQEAHEAIRPAGDSFRSPDQVATELNKDQLALYTLIWKRTLASQMTDAEGTTDTLRIGMDVQTASVGELQAGTHHVVASVSGTVIEHRGFLAAYEEGRDAQRYGSRNDNEQRLPKLVEGEVVDVRGATATGHQTTPPPRYTEASLVKTMEERGIGRPSTYAATISTIVDRGYVSKRGQALVPTFLAFSVTRLLEENLANLVDYDFTARMEQDLDHIAMGDQDRVAWLRSFYNGLGDDAPKVSTDGKGLAHQVESLGDIDARAVNSIEIGDGMTLRVGRYGPYLERVQDDKKANVPVSTAPDEMTVELAHELFRKAELDGRVLGQDPQTGRDIVVKDGRYGPYVMEVIPEEPAEADAKETASAGNEEEEKDTKTAAKADKTGKKTASKKKAGAKKAKKVKPRTASLFKSMDLETVTIGDALKLLSLPREVGTDPKTEEVVTAQNGPYGPYLKRGKESRSLESEEQIFAITLEQALEVLAQPKRRGRGAAKPPLREFGEDPTSGKKVVIKDGRFGPYITDGKTNVTVPRSEAIEHITEDRAFELLADKRAKGPVKRKSTRKTTKKTTGRKTGSKKTASAKKTASTKTGSAKKTTRTTTAAKASTAKKK
- a CDS encoding superoxide dismutase, giving the protein MAVYTLPDLTYDYGALEPHISGKIMELHHDKHHNTYVSGANTALEKLEEAQEKGDFAAINLWEKNLAFNLGGHANHSLFWKILSPNGQDKPEGELGAAIDEYFKSFETFKDQFTAVATGIQGSGWAILGYDTIGQRLSTFQLYDQQANVPVGIVPLLMLDMWEHAFYLDYQNVKADYVKAFWNIIDWEFIAKRFEKARTDYTGLVTP
- a CDS encoding FtsX-like permease family protein; translation: MRKLLVSNLRTHAGQYTATAIAIALSTAFIITCLAISGGFSSALTTTFASTIRGADMVVAPTDGFDRNESDLDASSKQLREVQQDLNAKGFDTRLDTLSYAEVYKPGQDSVRSGGQLIAPVGKLSQFDFSSGGLPHKDNEVALPAGAAKTLEVSVGDEVMMDAMTFTDDPASQKPATMKVSGIIGSDKTVTAGALLVPQKLGEKLTKDDHASRLLVAGSGAKAAVNDAIKGHDWLTASTLDEFVSDTIRGSTGNGSILLVVSLIFPAIAALTAMIVISTTYKVLLARRERELGLLRAVGADAGQVRRLVLGETLLVGLVSAVVGVALGAVLGAGANSFAQLVPSFLDGLEVITPPMFLGTIATGVAMSMIAGFRPALRASRVKPIVALQHAATDTRSGKRRIVSTVLGVLLAVAGGAAVFVGYRETSASTHFVLMLLGSLVLFVGLLVLVAVVLPHITTALGKVLRFSVTSSIAAGNTGRNPGRTGATGTALVLGITLVTTLLVGAQSMEKTLNNAVNQARPLDVNVVAPRSLSAGELEAIGRVKGVHKMVTTASGDAQVIRISGQGTPGEDSGTPADSAGTPGGDAGTAGAEDADLFLDKVALQQDLSGIAHSKIPTLKPGEIGVPKDRWDPEEAQIDVKTSAEALTLKPVLMPLPTYTLSKADFDKLFTISTSSGSNAATPAEGQEQGKLKADGTASDNAVIYIGLDDGLSPSETTDAVSTIKKSGPDLSVGGGAPERAVYSQIINGMMLGALGMLGVSVIVALVGVANTLALSVLERKRENGLLRALGMTRRDVKRMLSVEAILISAVSVAIGIAAGIGFGWLGVLSIPMGDNTDSILSIPWHYLAITALIALLAALVASWLPGRKAAKAHPVEALAAIE
- a CDS encoding ABC transporter ATP-binding protein is translated as MAANIVATLRGVKKIYGSGRAQVNALNGVDLQIHEGQFTVIMGPSGSGKSTLLHVLAGLDSPSAGTVEVGGKQITNLKDKDLTHFRRDNIGFVFQAFNLIPTLNARDNITLPMKLAGREVDMRWFKEVVLALGLGDRLTHKPFELSGGQQQRVAVARALVARPKMLVADEPTGNLDSKSSHEVLSLLRQAVDVLGQTVVMVTHDRHAAALGDRVLIVKDGLVTQDLPKPTVEQIEQVA
- a CDS encoding DUF7059 domain-containing protein translates to MSVTRLRIIPRLLSALRADLKQLDYSHEGVRSLLGPDAHDALLREQRAPALMRARESSAPLAFAIRVLLLGADVAAVDVDRAFTRTGTEGLCRLGLVNDPVHDRVRARVQIQPTAAPGRNHWWVVCDMNQALTGHRPARDHVLGVGGATRTSLRATPSKPVETVLDMGTGSGVLALQATTHAKRVVATDLSARACEFAAFNAELNDAPVDVRRGSLFEPVCDERFDLIVSNPPFVITPQELRAGGLVEYRDGGRTGDALTGEVLRQATKFLNPGGKAIILGNWEIQRDRDWAEHPRKWLDNTGVHAMVIEREQLSPVEYAHMWLRDNGQDLGPRSQYESDYRTWLRDFDQRDVQAIGMGIVLLVKPNEANVEPLQEPVQDVTESGSLDGAHMWGSDGSVHQRFENVHQRFEQVRAPGHATGTYLQVIMDELESGGFEVGETDRFVRASDVREERHYLPGEENPQVIVATQGDGFGQRIGMHAYTAGFLGACDGELSAGQICTAISVLMDVDAAQVWSVVKPQAQQLLTAGMITRQG
- a CDS encoding PspC domain-containing protein; protein product: MKKKLMRSGTDRYLGGVCGGIAEYTGIDSSIIRIVAIIVALLPGPAFIVYLALWVIMPLRSAPTR